In Hymenobacter volaticus, the genomic window ATACTGCCCCGGTCCCGAGGGCAAAGTTTATAGTCTGCGTAGCGGCCTGCCGGTTGAGGGCTTTCTTGCTGGAAGTGAAGCCCATCGCAGACGCTATTACTGTATCGGCGGGAGCAGTGCTGAGCTGGTAACGACCGTCGGCGTCGGCGGTAGTGCCTGCTGTAGTACCCGGCACAAAAATGGACGCAAACGGTACGGGTTTCTGTGTAGCGCCTTCCGTAACCCGTCCTCGAACAAGAAGCTGTTGCGCATAGCTGCGCCCGGCCCCGATTAATAATAGCAGCAGAAATAATAAATACCTAGTTCGGAATAGCAAGGGAACAAGAACAGATAAGCGAGTGAAAATCGATTGTAAATAGTAGGGGAGCTGTAATATACAGAATACGGATGGGTAGCAGGTCCAGGTTAAGGCAAAGCTGATAAATTACTTAACTCTTTTAAGCTAACTGTCTCAGTCTGTACTCCTGTAGGAAACAAAGCGTTCATTCTCCGGAGTGAAAAATATTTGCTGGACACCAACAAATAGGAAATTTCCAGCCGTTAGGGTTAACTCTTTACTGGACTACCACTTCCACCCGGCGGTTACGGGCGCGCTGCTGCGGGTCGCGGTTGTCGGCCACCGGGCGAGTGCCGCCATAGCCGCGAGCCACTAGTCGCGCCGAGTCGATACCCTGCTGTACCAAATAGCGCCGCACCACCTGGGCCCTTTGTTCCGACAGGCGCACATTGAGCGTGGGCTCCCCACGTTGTCGGTGTGGCCGGCTATTTCGAGGCGTAAAGTGGGCTGAGCCCGTAGCGTGCGGGCAAGGCTGTTCAGGATTGGGCGCGAGGTTGGGAGCAGGCTGGCCGTGCTTTGCGTGAAATACAGGTTGGGCAACGTCACGGTGGCGCCGCGACTAAGCGTGCGGAAATCCGGCAAGGGAAGCACCGTGTCCCGGAAAACGGGAAGCGCTGGCGCGGGCCGACGGGGAGCCGGAGCAATAGTACGCACTGCGGCGCGCCGAGGCGCGGGTAGGTTCGGAGCCGTTGCCCGTGGCTTAGGAGCAACTGCTGGTGTTGCAGTTGCAACAGGGGGTTGCGGCACGGGCAGGTCAGGATA contains:
- a CDS encoding OmpA family protein; amino-acid sequence: MRLSEQRAQVVRRYLVQQGIDSARLVARGYGGTRPVADNRDPQQRARNRRVEVVVQ
- a CDS encoding OmpA family protein, giving the protein MFHTEFDDAHDVTFAGDNVLRMTSFDKEFFNKTPVPLDFAQRLTAGRWYRVSITYRQIEGNSRAVFSWTRPGAANRDPVVVPQQYLYPDLPVPQPPVATATPAVAPKPRATAPNLPAPRRAAVRTIAPAPRRPAPALPVFRDTVLPLPDFRTLSRGATVTLPNLYFTQSTASLLPTSRPILNSLARTLRAQPTLRLEIAGHTDNVGSPRSMCACRNKGPRWCGAIWYSRVSTRRD